The window CATTTTTATGCTTTTTATCTAGTGCTTTTTCAACTATATTTTGTATATTGTAATCTATAGTCAATTTTATATTTTTATGTTTTTCATCCTCACTTTTATATTTTTTAAAACTTCCAGGAACTACATTCTTTCTTGCGTCTACAAATGCCTCTACATATTCTTTATTTTGATCTTTGAGTAAATCATTTTTAGCTTTTTCAATTCCACTTACACCTTTATTCTCATACTTATTCACATATCCTAAAACATGCGTTAATATATTTTCACTTCTATACCTATATGTTTTATTAACTATTAAAATTGCTTTCTTACTTTCTATTTCTTTTCTCAATTTATCATTTAAATATTTTATTTTGAGCTCTATCAAATTGCTTTTAGTCTCAAATTCATTATATATTTCTTTTTCAGAGAGTTTTGTGACTTTTTTTAATATATCTATTTTTTCTTTATCCAATTTAAAATTTCGTTTTAATATTACAACTATATCTTCTTTTTCACTATCTGTAAGTGCTACATTATTTCTATCATATATAGTTCCTCTATTACTCGTTAAGTCTATTTTTATTTCACTTTGTCTTATGGCTCTTTCATAATACTCTTTACCTTTATAACCTTGTATATATATAAGCCTTGCAAATAACAATATAAATACAAACGAAAAAACAAATAAAAGTATTGAAAGTCTTTTATTATTCTCTTTCTTACTCTTTTTTCTCAAAAAAACACCCCCTGATAAGGATTATTTTTTCCAATTATCAAGGGGTTAATACTTTAATTAATTATCTTTTTTTACTTTAGATTCTATTATAGACTTTATTTTAGCAACAACTATATCTATAGCAACAGTATTATATCCACCTTCTGGCATTATAATATCTGCATACTTCTTATACGGTTCTATAAACTGCATATGAGCTGGTCTTACAGTAGAAAGATATTGATCTATTACAGAATCGACTGTTCTTCCTCTTTCTTCTATATCTCTTTGTATTCTTCTAAGTATTCTAATATCATTATCTGTATCTACAAATATCTTTATATCTAACATATTTCTTAGATTTTCATCTTCTAATATCATTATACCTTCAACCACTATTATATCTTTAGAAAAAATCTCTGTATATTGGTCTACGTCTCTAGTATGTTTTTCAAAGTCATAAACTGGTTTTTTAATG is drawn from Tepidibacter hydrothermalis and contains these coding sequences:
- the udk gene encoding uridine kinase produces the protein MKNRPLIIGITGGTGSGKSTVSKAIIESIPEENLSIIEQDAYYKDQSHLEFKDRLKTNYDHPFAFDNELLIGHLNDLLDGKSIKKPVYDFEKHTRDVDQYTEIFSKDIIVVEGIMILEDENLRNMLDIKIFVDTDNDIRILRRIQRDIEERGRTVDSVIDQYLSTVRPAHMQFIEPYKKYADIIMPEGGYNTVAIDIVVAKIKSIIESKVKKDN